Proteins encoded by one window of Aspergillus puulaauensis MK2 DNA, chromosome 4, nearly complete sequence:
- a CDS encoding NAD(P)-dependent alcohol dehydrogenase (COG:Q;~EggNog:ENOG410PVPB;~InterPro:IPR013154,IPR013149,IPR002328,IPR036291, IPR011032,IPR020843;~PFAM:PF00107,PF08240;~SMCOG1040:alcohol dehydrogenase;~antiSMASH:Cluster_4.9;~go_function: GO:0008270 - zinc ion binding [Evidence IEA];~go_function: GO:0016491 - oxidoreductase activity [Evidence IEA];~go_process: GO:0055114 - oxidation-reduction process [Evidence IEA]), with amino-acid sequence MSVTFEVYRGSTEGKIVPNKTTRILEPNEVFIEMTHAGLCGSDEVFLTTGQALGHEGIGVVQKIGSDVQDVKIGDRVGFGFTHFFCGNCRWCSTGLDQHCEKKRWYGWHDLDIGAFGEGFVMDAGSVIPIPDGYDSADAAPLMCAGATVWTVLTEYDVRPTDRVGIMGVGGLGHLGIKLAAAMGCHVVVLSRSEAKRDEAYKFGASEYHVFAPGQELEDFEPLDHLLLCGNHEVDMPSIIPLMNVHGSIYLLTVQFTPLTIPSIPLVQNGIRIQGSLVASRQGLRSLVKFAAEKKITPTTMKFPLTRDGVEAAMQTLREGRMRYRAVLVRDPRVARNGF; translated from the exons ATGAGTGTCACTTTTGAGGTTTATCGAGGCTCCACCGAGGGGAAAATCGTCCCTAACAAGACCACACGTATCCTTGAGCCCAATGAGGTGTTCATTGAGATGACCCACGCAGGCCTTTGCGGTTCTGATGAGGTCTTTCTTACCACTGGACAGGCATTGGGCCATGAAGGCATCGGGGTTGTCCAGAAGATTGGGTCCGACGTACAAGACGTCAAAATTGGAGATCGGGTTGGTTTCGGTTTCACACATTTCTTTTGTGGGAATTGCCGATGGTGCTCTACAG GGTTGGATCAGCACTGCGAGAAGAAAAGGTGGTACGGTTGGCATGATCTCGACATTGGCGCCTTTGGAGAAGGGTTTGTCATGGATGCCGGCTCTGTGATTCCCATTCCAGATGGCTATGATTCTGCAGATGCTGCTCCTCTTATGTGTGCTGGGGCCACTGTCTGGACGGTGCTGACGGAGTACGATGTCCGACCTACGGACCGTGTTGGTATTATGGGTGTCGGAGGTCTAGGACACCTGGGGATCAAActcgcagcagcaatgggGTGCCACGTTGTTGTTCTGTCCAGGTCCGAAGCCAAAAGGGATGAGGCATACAAATTTGGTGCTTCTGAATATCATGTTTTTGCGCCTGGTCAGGAATTAGAAGACTTCGAGCCTCTCGATCATCTACTGCTCTGTGGAAACCATGAAGTGGACATGCCATC TATCATTCCTCTCATGAATGTTCATGGATCGATATACCTTCTAACCGTGCAGTTCACTCCGCTTACAATCCCATCTATCCCACTTGTACAAAACGGCATTCGGATCCAGGGATCGCTGGTTGCTTCGAGACAAGGCCTTCGCAGCCTGGTCAAGTTTgccgccgagaagaagatcacaCCGACGACAATGAAATTCCCACTGACCcgtgatggtgttgaagccGCAATGCAGACTCTGCGTGAGGGCAGGATGAGATATCGTGCTGTTCTGGTTCGTGATCCACGGGTGGCTCGCAATGGTTTTTAA
- a CDS encoding uncharacterized protein (COG:S;~EggNog:ENOG410PG49;~InterPro:IPR014756,IPR011021,IPR011022;~PFAM:PF00339;~antiSMASH:Cluster_4.9), which translates to MGPVASSTDIALSIALVEPATFLRGRKAVDPSKAKSAVIRGKLQVHTKRSVQVSSITVLLRGRAITDWPGGIPEYDEFLTEAQVCFSDNTVPIGETCGPPGYQEYIPCIDTGTRSQDVSDGTPFAAKRQTRNNGRSVADSQIFAVGSRSYNFEFTIGSWLPETTHTRYGTVKYELEAIVERPGLFKPTVRRSLEVPVIRTPAEDAPDLSLSRQVLGSWDDRLLYSFQVAGKAFSLGSYIPISVALHASGEVVCREVRIFVTEYVKHYRKNGTLHYFQPEKDVLLFGAHPKPHSQETGSCEKLYLSGSGDKRDQFNDELHVNLQEDIRLPGCHEMTTRNFADRLHIDSSYEGLMIKHRIKVRVHNSLD; encoded by the exons ATGGGGCCGGTAGCAAGCAGCACAGACATCGCATTGTCGATCGCACTTGTTGAGCCGGCGACATTCCTCAGAGGGAGAAAAGCCGTCGATCCAAGCAAAGCAAAGTCCGCTGTCATTCGTGGTAAATTACAGGTGCATACTAAGCGAAGCGTTCAGGTCAGCAGCATCACAGTTCTTTTGCGAGGGCGTGCTATAACAGATTGGCCTGGCG GAATCCCCGAATATGACGAGTTCCTCACCGAAGCGCAAGTCTGCTTCAGCGATAATACAGTACCAATCGGGGAAACATGTGGTCCACCTGGATACCAGGAGTACATCCCATGCATAGACACAGGTACTCGCAGCCAAGACGTGTCAGACGGAACCCCGTTCGCTGCGAAAAGACAAACACGGAATAACGGGCGATCAGTGGCAGACTCACAGATCTTCGCTGTCGGATCTCGGTCGTACAATTTTGAATTTACGATTGGTAGCTGGCTGCCTGAAACAACGCACACCAGGTACGGCACGGTGAAGTATGAACTGGAGGCCATTGTGGAGAGGCCAGGTCTATTCAAGCCCACTGTTCGCCGCTCGCTGGAGGTGCCGGTCATTCGTACACCGGCGGAGGACGCGCCGGACTTGTCCCTATCTCGACAGGTTCTCGGATCGTGGGACGATCGATTGCTGTATTCATTTCAAGTTGCCGGAAAGGCTTTCTCTCTGGGAAGCTACATACCGATTTCTGTTGCTCTACATGCCAGCGGAGAGGTCGTTTGTCGAGAGGTGAGAATATTCGTGACTGAATATGTAAAGCATTATAGAAAGAATGGCACATTGCATTACTTCCAACCCGAGAAGgatgttcttctctttggggCTCATCCAAAGCCACACAGTCAAG AAACTGGCAGTTGTGAGAAGCTCTATCTATCAGGCAGTGGGGATAAGCGTGACCAATTCAATGATGAGCTCCATGTCAATCTGCAGGAAGATATCAGATTACCTGGCTGCCACGAGATGACAACGAGGAACTTTGCCGACAGACTACACATTGATAGCTCCTACGAAGGGCTGATGATCAAACATAGAATAAAGGTCCGCGTTCATAATTCACTCGACTGA
- a CDS encoding putative NRPS-like protein biosynthetic cluster (COG:I;~EggNog:ENOG410PJU0;~InterPro:IPR000873,IPR009081,IPR036291,IPR013120, IPR042099,IPR020845;~PFAM:PF00501,PF00550,PF01370,PF07993;~SMCOG1002:AMP-dependent synthetase and ligase;~TransMembrane:1 (i226-247o);~antiSMASH:Cluster_4.9) has protein sequence MSSMYANEPGRRLLPSVVDHWAEVDPKRPFCNLPNTMTRQDGFHPVSFGDISHCADFMSGWIGALAGRGAGETLAYMGVNDIRYLVVFLACNKMDYKTFLPSTRNSDEAYVHLLRTTSPAAFLYTPEFKDKVQALRVHYPEMKAFEVPSWDYMLAGETEHYPCTKSFDEEEDRVSLVMHTSGTTGLPKPIYLTHGFFATFDNLANYPLPPGRSTALSKMRLENNGILTVTPFFHIMGFMPFVVAILFRIPFSVPPPKPLSGKLVIDIIEAWKPQAALLPPSLIEDICSTPGGTISVAKLDRLYFGGAPLAPKTGDKLRDKVSIITAIGSTEMGLIPSMIPEDSKDWSYFDWAPGYNVSMEPVGDGLSELVLRRSKDRSYHAIFHTFPTLTEYRTKDLFRQHQTKPNLWQYAGRLDDIIVFSNGEKFNPVTMEKRIEAMPLVSRALVVGQGRFQAALLLEPNWGLWDLNGFTAVEAFIGAVWPQVQDANESVPTYARVMRDHIGIAVRRKPFRTTAKGSTQRRQVNEDYKSEIEVLYNRQNETSRAVLEDGSLESVAQFVRQAVISQLGRDIGDEDDLYVSGFDSLQTASLSRTLSKAVTRNDDDGHGRVTTHMIYDNPSIASLSLLITGLIDARSTRAEISRTDRINGLLESFTQDPPQPRKATVYRPTGEGNVVLLTGSTGSFGSYILDILLGDQAVRKIYCLNRSLDAEARQTQSHHEKGLRAVEQNRKRLEFIQAAISEGQLGLPESIYSNLLGEVNVVIHNAWKVDFNQSLASFHPMIKGVRSLIDFASETKYCAHLFFVSSISSIGAWNPSMGHPSAPEGPVHIPDAALKQGYAESKHISERLCYAASDRIGIPTTVLRVGQIAGPTNNLGSWNSKEWIPALVKSSMSLGQIPSTLGGANEVNWIPIDSLAEIVGEIIQYRLSLQSEATSATFHLVNPHITEWPMLSAHIGQKMGLDTIALSSWIQNVDKTGRRNHTDATNIPALRLLDFFRGLLGDTESISGIDVSKAIEASNGLRCLEPVTVGMMDNWTRQWGYN, from the exons ATGTCTTCAATGTATGCGAATGAGCCAGGCAGGAGACTCCTACCGTCGGTCGTCGACCACTGGGCAGAGGTAGATCCGAAGAGGCCATTCTGCAACCTCCCCAACACCATGACACGGCAAGACGGCTTCCATCCTGTATCCTTCGGGGACATCTCGCATTGCGCTGACTTTATGTCCGGCTGGATTGGGGCCCTGGCGGGTCGTGGTGCTGGTGAAACGTTGGCCTACATGGGCGTCAATGACATTAGATACCTTGTCGTTTTCCTCGCATGCAACAAAATGGATTACAAG ACATTCTTACCGTCGACGAGAAATTCGGACGAGGCCTatgtccatctcctccggACAACGAGCCCAGCCGCGTTCTTATATACCCCCGAATTCAAGGACAAAGTGCAGGCCTTGCGAGTTCATTATCCTGAAATGAAAGCTTTTGAAGTTCCTTCCTGGGATTACATGTTAGCAGGCGAAACAGAGCACTATCCTTGCACCAAATCGttcgatgaagaagaagatcgtgTCAGCCTCGTTATGCATACGTCGGGGACTACAG GCCTCCCCAAACCAATATACCTGACGCATGGGTTCTTCGCTACCTTTGATAACCTAGCCAACTATCCACTCCCACCTGGTCGGTCTACGGCTCTTTCAAAAATGCGGTTAGAGAACAACGGGATTTTAACGGTGACGCCTTTCTTCCACATCATGGGGTTCATGCCATTTGTCGTAGCAATCTTGTTTCGAATTCCATTCTCTGTTCCTCCTCCTAAACCACTTTCTGGAAAGCTTGTGatcgatatcatcgaggCGTGGAAGCCGCAGGCGGCCCTCCTACCACCGTCTCTCATCGAGGATATTTGCAGCACCCCAGGAGGCACGATCTCTGTGGCTAAGCTGGATCGTCTTTACTTCGGAGGCGCACCTCTGGCACCAAAGACAGGTGACAAACTCCGAGACAAAGTCTCCATAATCACGGCAATAGGGTCCACTGAAATGGGCCTCATTCCTTCCATGATCCCAGAAGACAGCAAGGATTGGTCCTACTTTGACTGGGCACCAGGTTACAACGTTTCCATGGAGCCGGTCGGTGATGGCCTCTCTGAACTTGTGCTCCGACGGAGCAAAGACCGGAGCTACCACGCCATTTTCCATACATTTCCCACCCTGACGGAATATCGCACGAAAGACCTGTTTCGCCAACACCAGACCAAGCCCAACCTGTGGCAGTACGCCGGTCGGCTCGACGATATTATTGTGTTCAGCAACGGCGAAAAGTTCAATCCCGTTACCATGGAGAAACGGATCGAAGCCATGCCCCTCGTATCAAGGGCGTTGGTGGTAGGCCAAGGCCGATTCCAGGCTGCCCTTCTGCTGGAGCCGAACTGGGGTCTGTGGGATCTGAATGGATTCACTGCGGTGGAAGCCTTCATAGGCGCCGTGTGGCCGCAGGTGCAGGATGCTAATGAATCTGTCCCGACATATGCTCGTGTGATGCGAGATCATATTGGCATTGCGGTGAGGCGTAAACCGTTTAGGACGACCGCTAAAGGGAGTACGCAGCGCCGGCAGGTTAACGAAGACTATAAGAGCGAGATCGAGGTGTTGTATAACAGACAGAATGAGACAAGCCGGGCTGTTCTCGAGGACGGCTCGTTGGAATCCGTGGCGCAGTTTGTTCGCCAGGCTGTAATCAGCCAGCTTGGCCGTGATATtggtgacgaagatgatttATATGTGTCTGGATTTGATTCTCTTCAAACAGCATCACTTTCAAGAACCCTCAGCAAGGCGGTTACCAGAAACGATGACGACGGCCATGGACGTGTTACAACTCACATGATATATGATAACCCATCTATTGCCTCGTTGTCTCTGTTAATCACGGGTCTGATCGATGCCAGAAGTACTCGAGCAGAAATATCCCGAACTGACAGAATCAACGGTCTATTGGAGTCTTTTACCCAGGATCCGCCACAACCCAGGAAGGCAACGGTATATAGACCAACTGGTGAAGGCAACGTTGTCCTGCTCACCGGGTCCACTGGGTCCTTCGGTAGCTATATCCTGGACATTCTCCTAGGTGACCAAGCCGTGAGGAAGATCTATTGTCTGAATCGCTCTCTTGATGCAGAGGCACGCCAGACGCAAAGCCACCACGAGAAAGGGCTGCGAGCGGTAGAGCAGAACAGGAAACGGCTTGAATTTATCCAAGCAGCTATATCAGAAGGCCAGCTGGGTCTGCCAGAGAGCATATACAGCAATCTTCTTGGTGAAGTCAATGTGGTCATCCATAATGCGTGGAAGGTTGACTTCAATCAATCACTCGCGTCATTCCACCCGATGATAAAAGGCGTTCGAAGCTTGATCGACTTTGCTTCAGAAACGAAATACTGCGCCCATCTATTCTTCGTGTCGTCTATTAGTTCCATAGGGGCGTGGAATCCGTCCATGGGTCACCCATCTGCGCCAGAAGGCCCAGTACACATCCCAGATGCTGCTTTGAAGCAGGGATACGCCGAATCGAAGCATATATCAGAACGACTTTGCTATGCTGCGTCAGACAGGATTGGCATTCCCACTACTGTTCTTCGCGTTGGACAGATAGCTGGACCGACCAACAACCTGGGAAGCTGGAATTCGAAGGAATGGATCCCAGCTTTGGTGAAGTCATCGATGAGCCTGGGGCAGATTCCTTCCACGCTGGGAGGTGCAAATGAAGTCAACTGGATTCCAATA GACAGCCTAGCTGAGATCGTGGGGGAGATTATACAGTACCGTCTCTCGCTACAATCGGAAGCAACTTCGGCCACCTTCCACCTTGTCAATCCTCACATTACTGAATGGCCGATGCTGAGTGCCCATATCGGACAGAAGATGGGTCTGGATACCATCGCCCTTTCTAGTTGGATCCAGAATGTTGATAAGACAGGCCGACGCAACCATACTGATGCTACAAATATACCAGCACTCAGGCTTCTAGACTTTTTCCGTGGATTGCTGGGTGACACCGAGAGTATATCCGGCATCGACGTCAGTAAAGCAATTGAAGCCAGCAATGGCCTGCGCTGCCTGGAACCGGTCACAGTGGGAATGATGGACAACTGGACTCGCCAGTGGGGATACAATTAA
- a CDS encoding uncharacterized protein (COG:E;~EggNog:ENOG410PFC6;~InterPro:IPR000109,IPR018456,IPR036259;~PFAM:PF00854;~TransMembrane:11 (o127-144i156-177o183-201i239-261o267-286i356-374o394-414i435-453o483-502i514-534o546-564i);~antiSMASH:Cluster_4.9;~go_component: GO:0016020 - membrane [Evidence IEA];~go_function: GO:0022857 - transmembrane transporter activity [Evidence IEA];~go_process: GO:0006857 - oligopeptide transport [Evidence IEA];~go_process: GO:0055085 - transmembrane transport [Evidence IEA]) — protein sequence MAATNNHEPTVVVSDGLDIADNNVPTQIDDSKNSHHISEAASDDSWPDKPTEEELQTLRRVSGEIPWTMWTIAFVELCERFSYYGAAVLYTNFVNHPLPPGSTTGAAPDGLPGALGMGPKAAQGISLFNQFFAYLTPLLGAWIADARMGRFWTLHLAIGISTVAHVVLVAAASPTVIVKADAAFGAFIIGLMTLCVGTGFFKANVSPLLAEQNTDDRMRVEERDGERIIIDPAITNSRLFLWFYFFINVGSLTGQISMVYVEKFRGFWLAFLIPTILFLIAPLVLWSQHKKYKLTPPTESLLSKLIRMYWYARKRSNGFFKVDWETAKPSRTAISDRPLWMTYDDAWVDEVRRGLMACKVFLFLPVFFLAYNQMTGNLTIQAGTMQLNGVPNDVIQNLNPISIVIMVPLIDHVLYPALRKVGIAFTPVKRMTSGFFMATLAMVASAVMQYYIYKMSPCGWYSNRTVDGVPCDPAPINVWAQCLPYVLIGLAEILTNVTSYEYAFSKAPENMKSLVMAVNLFMSAISAAIGQAFTPLSDDPLLVWNYTVIACIAFVGGIAFWFCFNHLDTEEDKWNMLAKTHYLGRNQPTQTAATKEEC from the coding sequence ATGGCAGCCACCAACAATCATGAACCCACCGTTGTCGTGTCGGATGGTCTTGATATTGCCGATAATAACGTCCCCACCCAGATCGATGATTCAAAGAACAGCCACCATATCTCCGAAGCCGCGTCTGACGATAGCTGGCCGGACAAGCCCACAGAAGAGGAGCTTCAAACCCTGCGGCGAGTCTCAGGAGAAATCCCTTGGACCATGTGGACGATTGCCTTTGTGGAGCTCTGCGAACGATTCTCCTACTATGGCGCTGCTGTTCTCTACACCAACTTCGTGAACCACCCACTGCCTCCTGGGTCCACGACCGGTGCGGCTCCCGATGGCCTACCTGGAGCCCTAGGCATGGGTCCGAAGGCCGCACAGGGTATCAGTCTGTTCAACCAGTTTTTCGCCTACCTGACGCCTCTTCTCGGTGCATGGATTGCTGATGCCAGGATGGGTCGGTTCTGGACCCTCCATCTTGCCATTGGTATTTCCACCGTAGCCCACGTTGTGctcgttgctgctgcctctcCTACAGTCATCGTCAAGGCGGATGCAGCGTTTGGAGCGTTCATCATTGGCCTCATGACTCTCTGTGTCGGTACTGGATTCTTCAAAGCGAATGTCTCCCCTCTACTGGCGGAGCAGAACACAGACGATCGCATGCGCGTGGAGGAGCGTGACGGCGAGCGCATCATTATCGATCCAGCCATCACTAATTCTCGACTGTTCCTGTGGTTttacttcttcatcaacgtCGGCTCCCTCACCGGCCAGATCAGCATGGTCTATGTCGAGAAATTCCGCGGCTTTTGGCTTGCATTCTTGATTCCcaccatcctcttcctcatcgccccTCTGGTCCTCTGGTCTCAGCACAAAAAATACAAGCTGACCCCTCCCACGGAATCCCTTCTGTCGAAACTGATTCGCATGTACTGGTACGCCAGGAAACGGTCCAACGGCTTCTTCAAGGTAGACTGGGAAACAGCCAAGCCATCCAGGACTGCTATATCCGACCGACCCCTGTGGATGACATACGATGATGCCtgggttgatgaggtccGTCGCGGCTTGATGGCCTGCAAGGTTTTCTTGTTCCTGcctgtcttcttcctcgcctacAACCAAATGACTGGAAACCTCACCATCCAGGCCGGTACAATGCAGCTGAACGGCGTCCCGAACGACGTTATTCAAAACTTGAACCCCATCTCCATTGTGATCATGGTCCCCCTTATCGACCATGTCCTCTATCCCGCCCTCCGCAAGGTCGGGATTGCCTTTACCCCTGTCAAGCGAATGACGTCTGGGTTCTTCATGGCGACATTGGCGATGGTTGCGTCTGCTGTGATGCAGTATTATATCTACAAAATGAGTCCGTGTGGATGGTACTCCAACCGCACCGTGGACGGCGTCCCTTGTGACCCAGCCCCTATCAACGTCTGGGCTCAATGCTTGCCATACGTCCTCATCGGTCTGGCCGAGATCCTGACCAACGTCACCTCGTACGAATATGCCTTCTCCAAGGCCCCAGAGAACATGAAGTCCCTTGTCATGGCTGTCAATCTGTTTATGAGTGCCATTTCTGCCGCTATTGGCCAGGCATTTACTCCTCTGTCGGACGACCCCCTGCTGGTTTGGAACTATACCGTCATTGCGTGTATCGCTTTTGTAGGTGGCATTGCTTTCTGGTTCTGCTTTAACCATCTGGATACCGAGGAGGATAAGTGGAACATGCTTGCGAAGACGCATTACTTGGGCCGGAATCAGCCTACACAGACGGCGGCTACAAAGGAGGAGTGTTAG
- a CDS encoding GMC family oxidoreductase (CAZy:AA3;~COG:E;~EggNog:ENOG410PKC0;~InterPro:IPR012132,IPR036188,IPR000172,IPR007867;~PFAM:PF05199,PF00732;~antiSMASH:Cluster_4.9;~go_function: GO:0016614 - oxidoreductase activity, acting on CH-OH group of donors [Evidence IEA];~go_function: GO:0050660 - flavin adenine dinucleotide binding [Evidence IEA];~go_process: GO:0055114 - oxidation-reduction process [Evidence IEA]): protein MGSNSNRYDFIVVGAGPAGCTVASSLANSKSRPKVLLLEAGGKNDAKSLRVDGQRWSTQLVEHTNWGYKTAPQRQCNNRELPFSRGKGLGGSTAINFGTWAFGARDDYDKWAEDVGDDAFSWERVQERLKALECLDEQSLAARTSNNTVYAAPKPTHHGFTGPLRVGFAREFEADLPLVLDIFDQAGFERNLDVNDGNPLGMSLGFNSFSFGLRSTAADLLVDIPDNLMVITDQPVQRVVFDGQRAVGVELKNAKYFVTKEVILCAGTVETPKILMHSGIGPASELQKFHIPIVCNIPAIGQNLIDHFLAPFVVRRNPQTNDRNSFFRDQKAMHAAMEQWEKDGSGPWARYGCQIGAGWFKSDRLSSSEEFKLLPESVKEFLNRETIPHYELITHFPIHFVLPDLFGDDYSYLAFAMIVMNQQSCGKLRLQSADPDEPLLIDPNFLDHAFDRRACIETFRHMSEVINHPSFAKDTTGVILGPDSDSDEGILEYWRQNGFAGLHAVGTVKMGRPGDPDAAVDSRFRVFGVEGLRVADLSAVPFVPNNHTQTTAYVTGATCAEVLLEDYNLD, encoded by the exons ATGGGAAGTAACTCGAACAGATACGACTTCATTGTCGTCGGAG CCGGACCTGCCGGATGCACTGTAGCATCTTCATTAGCAAATTCGAAGAGCAGACCAAAAGTTCTCCTTCTGGAAGCCGGGGGCAAGAACGATGCAAAATCGCTGCGCGTCGACGGGCAGCGTTGGAGCACGCAATTAGTCGAGCATACGAACTGGGGATATAAGACTGCCCCCCAGAGGCAATGCAACAACCGCGAACTACCGTTCTCACGCGGAAAGGGCCTAGGCGGAAGTACAGCAATCAACTTTGGGACGTGGGCCTTTGGTGCTCGAGACGATTACGACAAGTGGGCTGAAGACGTGGGCGATGATGCCTTCTCGTGGGAAAGGGTCCAGGAGCGGTTGAAGGCTCTTGAGTGCCTCGACGAGCAAAGTCTCGCGGCAAGGACCAGCAACAATACAGTTTATGCCGCCCCGAAACCTACACATCATGGGTTCACTGGGCCCTTGCGGGTGGGATTTGCTCGAGAATTCGAAGCAGATCTCCCGTTGGTACTGGACATATTTGACCAAGCAGGATTCGAAAGGAACTTGGACGTCAATGACGGAAATCCACTAGGAATGTCCCTCGGATTTAACTCTTTTTCATTTGGTCTCAGGTCCACTGCAGCCGACCTGCTCGTCGATATTCCCGACAACTTAATGGTAATCACGGACCAGCCAGTTCAGCGCGTCGTTTTTGATGGACAGCGAGCAGTTGGAGTGGAATTGAAAAACGCGAAAT ACTTTGTTACGAAAGAGGTCATCCTCTGTGCCGGAACCGTCGAAACGCCGAAGATATTGATGCATTCTGGTATTGGCCCAGCCAGCGAACTCCAGAAGTTCCACATTCCGATAGTTTGCAATATTCCAGCTATTGGACAGAATCTCATCGACCATTTCCTGGCGCCTTTCGTTGTGAGGCGAAATCCCCAGACGAATGACCGCAACTCGTTCTTTCGCGATCAGAAGGCCATGCACGCTGCAATGGAGCAGTGGGAGAAGGACGGAAGTGGCCCATGGGCTCGGTATGGGTGCCAAATCGGCGCTGGCTGGTTTAAATCAGACCGTCTCAGCTCGTCGGAGGAATTCAAGCTGCTGCCAGAGTCAGTGAAGGAGTTTCTGAACCGCGAGACAATCCCGCACTACGAGCTCATCACGCACTTTCCAATCCATTTTGTTCTACCCGACTTATTTGGCGACGACTACAGCTATCTTGCGTTTGCCATGATTGTAATGAACCAGCAATCCTGCGGGAAACTACGGCTTCAATCGGCGGATCCGGATGAGCCTCTTCTTATTGATCCTAATTTCCTTGATCATGCCTTCGACCGTCGCGCTTGTATTGAGACATTCCGTCATATGTCAGAGGTTATTAACCATCCCTCATTTGCAAAGGACACTACAGGTGTTATTCTGGGCCCTGACTCTGATTCCGATGAAGGCATTCTGGAATACTGGAGGCAAAATGGGTTTGCGGGTTTACACGCTGTTGGGACCGTGAAAATGGGACGGCCTGGCGATCCTGATGCCGCCGTTGACAGCCGCTTTCGCGtttttggtgttgagggtttGCGGGTTGCAGATTTGAGTGCTGTGCCATTCGTGCCGAATAATCATACGCAAACTACTGCGTATGTTACTGGTGCCACGTGTGCTGAAGTTTTACTTGAAGATTATAATCTGGACTAG
- a CDS encoding bZIP transcription factor (InterPro:IPR004827;~PFAM:PF00170,PF07716;~antiSMASH:Cluster_4.9;~go_function: GO:0003700 - DNA-binding transcription factor activity [Evidence IEA];~go_process: GO:0006355 - regulation of transcription, DNA-templated [Evidence IEA]), whose amino-acid sequence MYSSPSPEQLSDVPNSIPTEIGRRKEVYKSPEVDASIRKEKKRIQNRIAQKSFRKRKQDYVEALEMRVRELEAELEAHRQGSYCFDGLVASLVQDGSVACQS is encoded by the exons ATGTACTCttctccaagcccagaacAATTATCAGATGTACCAAACAGCATTCCAACCGAGATCGGGAGAAGAAAGGAGGTGTACAAATCGCCCGAAGTAGATGCCAGTATccggaaggagaagaaacgaatCCAGAATCGCATTGC ACAAAAGTCCTTTCGCAAACGAAAACAAGACTACGTCGAGGCTCTGGAAATGCGCGTcagggagttggaggcagAGCTCGAGGCCCATCGACAGGGGTCTTACTGTTTCGATGGACTCGTGGCTTCTCTTGTCCAAGACGGCTCCGTTGCTTGTCAGTCATAG